The genomic stretch CACGTTGTCTGCGTTCTTGCAACAGATTAGGGTATAATGACAGGAAGTAATTGCACTACGAATGACTTAACATATGACAAGGCCTTTCTCTTCCTACATTGTTACAATAAGAGGTATTGAACATATTTTTGTGATTGCGGCGTAAAACAACTTTCTTTGAGAGCAAAAGTGCTTaactaaaaatactttttttacctTTACAACCATTGTTAGCAAACCTTTAGAACAAGAAAATTCTAGGAAAGGAATTTTAGGAAATGCAGTACTCTAAGGACACTAAAACTTTCGCGGCCGGAAAGTATTTTGGCGATTTTTGACTCTACCCGCGAAAGTGTATGTTTTCtgactttgcaatttttttctcgGAAAAATACAGATAATTTTCAAGTCGCTCAAGTTTTTCtactattttattttcttatgcCAAATAAGCACACGTCACACACCTTTGACTCGAACGTCATGGCGACTGTAAACAAATTTAAGATATAATGAACTTGCTACATATAATCTATAGTTTTTTCACccgaaaatgttataaaaaaggCTGACGAAAGTTTTTTGTGTTTACTCGCGAATGTTGACGCCCTAAATTTCTCGGAGCTTTCCTTCCGCGAAAGTTTGTTTCTCGAAATAGTGTGTTCTTGTTTAATATGCTACAATTTGTATTTATACATCTATACAGTATAGCTGGTTTACAATTCGACTCCTAATTTGTAAGTACATTGACTTTCATCAATATATTTACAAATGCAGGTTTTCGAACTCTTCCGAGTATTGGATTATTAGTTTTTTCAGATGTTTTAAATCCAGGTAGTTCCATTGAAGTTTCGTTTGTTGAAGTTTTAAATGATTTCAAAAGACATTGCGAGATGTGATGCCTAcaataaatcaatcaatcaatcaataatAATTTGCACTTTAATAAAAGTACAACAAAATTTGATAAAGTCTTTTAAGTGTACTTATTTTGATGATAATTTTGGGCAAGTAAAGTTGTGTTCTgtaaaagtcagtgaaattccATCCTTGTCATCGctcatgttgtttttatttttcagcaatttcaAACTTAGTTGTTCTtatcaaaaaaagaattaaattacaggttgatttttttatgaaaataaaacatcagAGTTAAGTCGGAGAAAACATAACATAAAATTACAATTACGGAGATTCAAAAATGTGATTTATTTTAGGTATGTCATGAGCATCCTTGAATctaatttcttttcttaacgACTTATCTCTAAACCTTTGGGTAGGGAGGGAATTTTGCAGTAGAAATCTCACTTTACAATTTTTGATGCGATATTTTAGGCATCGCTATAAATGTGGCATAGAAATGGTATTTCGTTGCTAATTTACGCGATTGTAAACACGCTACGCagatttttgttatattttgtcGCGAAAAAATACCTCATTGATTGGTGTTTGCGGCGGagtttaatatttctttatagATGCAAAGTCTCAATAAGTATTacttgttgctgacgtcagcatatcCATATCGGCTCAGAATATTAGGCATTtcacgtttttttcttttgaaatatcAGAAGGACTATCGGTGATTTCGACCGAGATCATTTGACAACACCCTAACAGACTAGTAGCCAGCCAGATGTCCTACTATTAAGTTGGAACATTTTAATCATTGCCAAGTCAAATTCCGGTTTTACTCCAAATTTAAGCGATCGGGAACTTAGTTGATCACTTAACTAATGCGGATGCAAATTTTACACGGTAGAGAATCAACACAAAATGAATCGATTCACGCCAATTTTAAGGGTCGTTAAGTTTCGGTATTGAAGCATGGAGAATAGTACATTGCACAATATAATGTTtctttatgtatatataaaaatttacaatGTCTAAACGAAACACAAGCACTTATTAAATGACAAAGGTTAAACCGAATGCAAAAAATTGCTAGAAAATTCTTCAGAAATGCACTTTTGGAAAAGAAAAGTTTACTTTTGGCTTCCTTTGTCAAAAAAGACACACTGTGTGTGTGTAACGTGTAATTgaataacacaaataaaaactaaCATTTTAATTGAATTAACACGGGATTAAGAGTACTCCTGCTGAAACTCAGCACGGTACGCAATCCTGATTAGGACATTCCTTGCCGCTGCAGGAAGTATCACAGCAAACAACTGGTGGTTGTGGCGCCACGGTGTATGTTTTAGGGTTAGGTAGTGGGACATTGGGCATGGTTGGTCCAGGTGGGAAGTTCATTTGTATATGCCGGTTTGTACAGCAAGAAGTGTCACAGCCAGGCAAACAAATAATGGTGCATGTCTCACATGGATATGGTAGGACAGGAAGTTGTTGGTTTTTGTATGCTATGAAAAAGAAAGTGTAAATCCTTGCAATGTGTTGGTAAAAACACTGCATCCACTCTCCATTTAGCATGcattaatgaaattatttttaaaacgttgATATATGTATGAATATTAGTTAATTTGGTCTTATCTTCCATTCGGGTTTGGAATCAAAGTGTCAAACTCACAACAATCTTTCCTACAGCCAGAGCCACAACTTGAAGAAGTGCATGTTGGTGGACAAGGTGGTGGTGGTGGGGCACACACTGGTGGACAAGGAGGTGGGCATGGAACTGGACATGGTGggggtggaggtggtggtggaggcGGTGGAGGCGGTGGAGGcggaggtggtggtggtggaggaggaggaggaggaggaggtggtggtggtggtggtggtggtggcggcggcggcggcggcggtggaggaggtggtggtggtggtggacaGGGAACACATGCAGGTGGAGGTGGTGGACATGGTGGAGGGCACGGTGGAGGACAACATGGTGGCTGTGGATTAATTAAGGTAGTGGTTGCGCCAAATGGCTCGGAGCAGCAATCTGCAGAGCAGGCGGGTGCACATAAAGCATTACAATTTGTACCACATGGCGGTGGCTGGTTCTCTGGTTCTTTGGCTTCAACAGGTGGTGGGTTTGGTTTTTGTCCGCCTAAAAGTTGAAAATTGGTAATTTTTAAGTATTGTAACTGGCGTGAGCATGCATGATGGACGTGGAATGAATGCAGTGtggcataaaaaatacaaaaacagagTCATGCGTGTTTGTGTGtaagaaaaagtgaaaattaAGGACGAAAAAATACCTGTCGCTTTAAGTAAGGTTTCCACAGCTGTATTTGCCTTTACTAGATTGTCTAAAGATAGAGTGAAGACACATGAACATGTATGCAAACAAAaataactatatatataaaaaaagataaggaATTTTACTCACTTATACTCTCGtctaaaagttttttcaaatcTTGTTGGTcacctaaattttaaaatcattagATAAAGTTAATTGTCAAGAAATTATTCCCATTGAACACATAAAATTGATGGCAACCAAGAAATTGCCTGATAAAAACACCTACCATCATCTTTAGCTTCAGTAGGTGGAGGAGCAGCTCCAGCAGCAGGGGCAGGAAGCATGCCAGGTACTGCAGGTGTTTGAGCAGGTGTAGCAGGTGTTTTTCCAGGAGCTGGTGAAGCACCAGTGGATGCAACAGAGCTTTTTGGAGGTGTTTGTCCAGGTTTTGGTGTTGGTGCTGGCGATGTAGAACCTCCTGCAGCAGGTGTGGCGGGTTGGTTACCTTGGGCTTGATCATCAGTAGAATCAGAATTGTCATCACCACCCTGTGCATTGTCTCCAGCGTCATTATCTTGAGGCTGTGCTGTACTGTCATCGGTTGGTGCCATGTTAACATGATCTTCTGGTTCAGGAGCTATTTACATATATAAACATATTAGTAACCTTTGTGTGCGAATCTATATGAATTTAAGAGATTTATTGTTTATACTGGAGTTTAAACGCAAATACCTTCTCCGTCAACGTCGCTGGTTTCTGAAGCATCAACTTCAGAATCATCCGATTCCCCTGccaatttctttttcttatcaTCTTTGCCTTTAGATTTGGAATCTTTTACATTCTTCGGTTTAAATTTCAAGATATCcttctctttcttttctttcgcTTTGGTAGAAGGTTCGACAACATCGTCATCATTGTCATCATCGTCCaattcaaattttttgtcaTCTTTTAAATCTTCATCCTCGGAATCCTCTTCTTCTTtcatatattttgttttctttccagtgtcacctgaaaaaaaaaatgttttctatttttgcaTGATCCTAGCTGTgttttcttaaataaatttGAATGAACTATTCGTGGCTGGCATATTTAAAGTAATTCTATCAGTGGTGTATTAATTTCCAGTGAAGGGGGAAAGATGGCGTAACCTCCCCCCAAACAATATCAAGCACAAAAACGTCCACTTTATTTATTGGTATAGCCAGCTACTTCATCTTTTTCAAAGCAATGGTATACTGTAAATTTATAAACTTATGGAGTGCGTTTTAGCTTTTTTAGGAGATTAAAATCTGTTATTCACAAAGAAGGGTCAATAAATTTGCAATTTTGAACAGACGTACGTAATCACGCCTTTGTCTCTACCTATTCAGGACTATCTGTATTCAAAATCAAAGCTTGGAGGAAAGATCAAAGTAAGCCAAGACAATTTATAGATTTTGTAAATAATTAAATCGTTCCTAATATCATTACTTCGAAAGTGGAGGCGCCAAATTTGTATAGTATTAACTTGTTTACTAAAGAATGGCATCATAACTGAATAAAACATTGTCCCCTTAGCGTTAAGTTaataaaaaggttaaaaaagttCTTTTGGTTCTGACAAATGGTAACTTTGGTTACTTACCAATAGCTTGCTTACTCACTTCTTCGACTGCAGTATCAATGGCTTCGCCTAAATCTTTCTTCGTTTCCTCAACAGCCTGTCCATATAAAGCACGGGCAGCCGCGGCAGGATCGTTTAAGTAAGGACTTGAAACTTCTTTCggtttcttttcttttccttttaccGTTTCTGTTTTCTTACTCGTGGAGTGTTTTTTTGGATTGTGTTTACCTAAAAAAACGTTTGAAAGCGTTTTTTTTAGTTATGCATTTTAGCTACaatttggaagaaaatcacacaGTTTTATTGAATACTAATTCGTACCTTTTATAGATTTTCCATCTGATGATTCAAATAGAGCGATAAACGCGAGTATCACAATACTAGCACGAAGTAGTTTCATTCTAAGACAAAACCATGAACCAAAATAAGTAAGATATACCAATGCAACGTCTCTTTACAAAGTCTTGAAGTAAAAGGGAATACGGTGCTACCTGACGCTCTAAAATTTACTTTCTCTACGGCTGGATATTTAAAGTCCTAATAATATATTTTCATAAATTCTGGAGTAGTAAAAGTATTCAGCAGGCGAGTCAGCGCTTCACTGTTTGCTACAGTTAGCAATTAAAAACAATGGAACTACACGGAAGCACACAGTTGATCAAGCGATTAAACATTCATGCAGAAAACTACTCATTTTCGGTATGATTATAAATTAGCTTTGATCTCTTCTGCATCCATTGTAACTTGTTTTACGTACAATTTTAGAGAACAAAAGAGATTTTTTAGTACAAGATAAACGATTTTGTTCAATCTTCTTCGTTTACGAAATGTTTCCATCAGCGTTTGCGTCGCAGTGTCAAGTTTATTGCTTGACGTAAAGAAAGAAGGAAATAAACACACTGTGAAATGCGAAACAATATTCTTTACATTTGTGAAAACAATGTATTTGTGCAAACATTGTGTGCAAGTAAAACATATAGTCCGAGAAGAATTGAGTACCTTGGCGTTGGGCATAAGTAATTCTTTTATGGAAAGTTTTTCTAACAATACAAGTAAATAGTTTCAACTGGTCTGCCATCAAGAAAACGCTTAAATGTGCTATTTTAGGCCGTGTTCTCAATGTAAGGAGAGAGACGTAGTTAAATACATAgcttatatatatttgttaataTTGAAAACCAAATGCATCACTGGAAAGCTCTTAGAAAAGTAGATAAGGGTTAGCTTGGAGGAAAGGCGTTAGCTACTTCATAGACAttgtcaaaattttcaaaactttaCTAGATAAAGAACATTTACGGTGCAAAAGGTGAAAACACAGCCAACATTTTGCCTGCAAACTTGAGTGAAAGTCAAAATTATGCCATCGTTACCGAattaaactatattttattttttaagagatATCAGATTGCTTAAAACCTGTAACTTGATATAAGCAGTTTAACAAAGCCGAGcaataaaatctttttcttcATGGCAAAAACATATACTGTATGTTATAAATATGTATTTACACGTGTCTAATCTTGGAGGATCTCTAACTTTGCGCCCACAAACTCCTAATTTCCTTCCAGTTTATTaatgttatatttatatatttattagtGTATTATATTTTTGGTTTTATGGTAGTTTCAAGTAATGGCCATTGAATTGAAAAAACGGGCCGTTACACTCTATTATCTACCATGATATCTCTGGCCTTGTCGATATTGCTTTTTTGATTCGTTTTTGTGAAACAATTCTTACCTTAAGGGTAGAAATATTTTTCGGACTTTTAACTTAACGgttcaaaaaatgattttgtagGCAGGTAAATTCTGCGACATTTTAGAAAATGACAAAGTTTCCGTAGGCCATAAATCCCAAGTTACTAATCTCTTATAAAAATACAGAGactctgtctgtttgtaacaggcagagtggatgtcttcattttcctttgatgttgccgaaaaagttatgtctaatttgttaaattttgtgACGTTAgagcgcgacgaaaataacactactttaacgtcaatatcctatattaaattaatgaagccattacagtgcacctaaaattttgaggccaaataacttggaaacgagttggtgaagtcaatgttttttcaccgcgtgggtaactagggaccacctgggaccaatttgggtaattttccaaacctggttacctaatccgtttcggaatgggcgggttgatgacgtcatcaaaaaaacctcTAAACCCCagtatctctgcaaccgtttgtcaaaagtacatgatcctatacattttcttgatcatcgtttcaaggtctatacgatgaaggtaacagagatataaatttctgaattttttttttcgcgttTAACGGGCCGTCACATAAATAGATCTTATTTTTGGCGCTCGGTTTGAGCACACAATCCAATCTTATAAATCAACCAAAACATGGTCTTGAAAATCTGTCGATGCAAGAAAAAGAACTTGTACAGGAACATGAAATAGAGTTCATAAGATAAACAATTATTAATACGctataataaatacaacattttttCTCATTATAACTGtatgttatattaaaaataaacaacacaactttataaaacacatttaaattaATGTCTGCACCTTTCAAGAATCAATTATATGTATTAAATTTTGATTAGCTAAAGTTGACAAAGTTGACAAATGTATGCTGGCTAGCTAGCGATGAAATTTAACTCCATTTCTTTTGTCATTAGAAAATTCATTACTTAAGATAATTAGCCGATGTTTTCCTATACACAAACAACTGTCCgatcaaatttaacaaaatgaATCTTGTATTGTCTACAACTTTTGAATGCAACAATATCTCCGTGATGCAACATTGAAGTTTGACAAATTGAATTCTACATAAAACAGTTCTGCGGTGAATTCATTCCGGAACGGTTCTAGGACAACTTCCTCTGAACAATTGCCCAACGCTTATCTGTCCTGGATAATTGGTCTCGGAAAATCCCCAACTAGAACATCTTTTACTCGTAATAATAAACGACCCTTGGGTAATATCGACCTGGATAACTATTCATTTGTACGTCTTGATAACAAGTAAGCATTGAATGCCTACTTTTTAGCGCGAAAGTAAGCATCAGTGGACCTATAAAAATAATTGATCGGTTCGTAGTTGGCCTGCTGAGCATTAAGCATTATGATTTTATGTTGGTATGTATCAGTCTGGAGAGGTCGCGTGATCAAGTTCCATTCGAATCGTCATCTTTGCAGCAAAGGTTCACTAATACTTAcgaaaatattaaacaaaagaattgttaaaacaataaaaattttaatcgtGTAAAAGCTTgtgatttttttcatttattttattagcAAAAAGATTAAACTTGGAAGAGATTTATTTCGCAGATAAGCGAATGACCAGGTGCGAAGTTTTCCAGATGTTATCTGATAAGTATTTGTCATAAAGGAACTGTCGTAGGTTAAAGAGAAGAAATTGTCCACAAAGAATTAGAGATTCAGGATGCATGGATTGTCTTGGGTAATTATTCAGACAAAATTCTAAATTCAGGTTAATCAAGGGCCTATTATTTAGGGAAAAACCTTTAGGTGGGAATTGTCGAGTTGGTCCAAgggacaaaaacataaacaaattatgaaagttttgaaaaataattctGTGTTTGTATACACTGCTTTTATGATGATAAAACAGTATCATATTTAGATTGTTTTTTAAAGCGAATAAGAGCCATTTAAAACTCcttgaaaacaaatataaatacaTACTTCAGAACACTtaaaagttgacaaaaaattgttgtagTTGGTATTGGCAATAAAAtgaccaaaaaataaaaataaaagaatatttgCAAGAATAATAGGTAGTAAGGTAGTTTTGTTCACAACACAACAACAACTAAAAATTCTCGTACTAATGCACTAGACTGTTACCGTTCGGTTATTTATtagttttactggtaaaaacaGGGAACAGAAAACAGTTTCCTATTTAGTTCTGCTGGCTTAAAAGCCAATTCCACGATAAGCGAATATATAGCAATTCTCCAAAATTCCAGCACATTTAACCACAACGCAGTACGAAAAGGGTTACACCTGCTCTTggttatacattttcttgttgttttgtttcacCATTAGAAAATTGTTTCCTTAAAATTTATAAGAAATACCTTTGTGCGTCACATGGTgacttttaataactcctttttaaataattaaacagCTACCTTAAAGAGACAATGATTAAATAGCAACCCAGTGTCAATTTAGTTGGTGCCAAGAAAAGTATTCTTTCTCCTTTTTTACTAATTCTTCTCCCTTTTTTGGATTAGCCTTTATCAAAACATTCGCCATTCGCATTTTCATTAAATATTGGACACAGATTTAGTTTTAAATGCCTGGATACTAAAACAGTCAAATGCTAATATATTCATTCCTGAACTAACATTATATTGAACCATGAGTTCATTGAACTTGTTCGGAAGTTATTATATAATCACCAATTTTACAACATAGAATTAGcatcataaaatttttagaGTTTTTTATACTGAACTGGTTTAAGTATTTTATTTGTACAGTTGTGTTGAAAGTTGTatgtaataaataaaagttAGCTGTTGCAGGTTATTTAGAATATATAAGAATTGAATTCAAATGTTAAATCAGGATATTTAATTATTTCAGTTTTACCGTATTCCTTCGTTTTTGAGCTTCAAGTTTTAAGACTTTTCAGGTTGTTGGAAACCCTTGGTTACTAAATGGCGGATATCTTCCAGAATTTAAGTTATAAACATACAGTAACAAAATGTCCACATTTGAATAAATTTCGGTATGTGGTACACGTAGTTATGGAAACTAGGAATTTTAACGTGTTGCCCCATTTCAGATAGTTAACAACAGATTTGGttttaaaagtagaaaaaaattcaCAGTCAGGAAGTCCTTCCATTTTATCAAGGAAAATCACTGATAATGTAATttgcaaacaaataaaaatttattttttttggtaaataattAATAGATACTGTGATTTCTTACTTTTCTCATTGTAGTACAACAATTCCTTATATATTCCAAAGTGATAAGTatccaaaaaaatatatatatatcacttTTCAACGATGAAAGATCATTATCAAGCCTAAGAACCGTTGTCAAAATATTTTGGCTATTAATATTCTCCCACAAAATCTTATCTTTGTATTCTTTGCAATTTGCCAGATAAAGTAAgaagtgaaaaacaagacagaaGTATTAGTAAATTCGTCTGATTGGTAAGAAGTTTGTACGCATAGAAATTAGATGCATGGATTTTACTTTTACCATTTCTCAATGTTGCAATCAAAGGAATGGTTATAAAGGAATTGAAAGTGAATTTACTTCGAAGCTATCTGTTTAGTGAAAATCGTATCACGTGGGATTAAAATTGGTTATAATTTCTCAGAGTACAAAAATATGGCAAAtgaatcaattttaattggtttgatTGTAAGTAGAACCATTTTTCTTGTTTACAACAACGGTATTGTGTTATCTCTATAAATAGTGTTGACACTTTATTTTTAGTTCTTAACCCTAATAGCAAACGCGAACGCAGCTCTCACGTTAGGAGAGCTGATGAGGTTGAGCGACAGGTTGAAAGCAGAATGTTTTAAGAAGCATGCACAAGCACAAAGGAATAATGGTACGTTTGTTACGAATCAGTAATTATTAAATTTCATAAGAATTGTCATTTTAATAATGAAGCATATCTGGTCGTTGTTGttagcaaaataaaaatcaggaaaaatggAATTTCATAGTAAAAAAAGGTCATGTTTTATGTATAAGAGATATTCTAACGGTTTGAATACCCCtttcttcattttgtttattaaagaaatatagCTTTAGATTCTACGTGACGAGTATAATCTATCATTTAGGAAATGTGATATTTAAAGTTCTTATTTTAATGcgaataaaacttttttatttcctgTGTTTAGTTGGTTGCGCAACCTCTTTTGATAGTTTCTTTGGATGCTGGCCTCCAACACCAAAAAATTCCACCGCGAAGGGACCGTGCAATAACCTTCTTTTTGATGAACGTGGTAGGCGAATATTTaagtatttttaataatttttatttttatggttcTACCATTTAAAATTAAACACATATATTTAAGATATGGTTGATAGAAAATGTGATGTTAATGGAAAATGGGAAACAGTAGATTACGCTCTAAAATGcaaaccgttatcgcgcgaggAAAGCGAAAGACGAAGAAAAGCATTTCTTATAGGACATAAAGTCTCAACAGCAGAGGTGAACACACTTTTTTCTAACCAAGAAGTTAATTTTAGCGCCAGATAAACACATGAATTGCGCGGGAAAAATATATTTCTCCATGTTTACTTATAATTTTTCTATTCTCTAAATCTTTTAGATTTGCCTTCATTTTTTTTAGAAGCCtcctattttatttgttttaagacTGA from Hydractinia symbiolongicarpus strain clone_291-10 chromosome 12, HSymV2.1, whole genome shotgun sequence encodes the following:
- the LOC130622647 gene encoding uncharacterized protein LOC130622647; translation: MKLLRASIVILAFIALFESSDGKSIKGKHNPKKHSTSKKTETVKGKEKKPKEVSSPYLNDPAAAARALYGQAVEETKKDLGEAIDTAVEEVSKQAIGDTGKKTKYMKEEEDSEDEDLKDDKKFELDDDDNDDDVVEPSTKAKEKKEKDILKFKPKNVKDSKSKGKDDKKKKLAGESDDSEVDASETSDVDGEAPEPEDHVNMAPTDDSTAQPQDNDAGDNAQGGDDNSDSTDDQAQGNQPATPAAGGSTSPAPTPKPGQTPPKSSVASTGASPAPGKTPATPAQTPAVPGMLPAPAAGAAPPPTEAKDDGDQQDLKKLLDESINNLVKANTAVETLLKATGGQKPNPPPVEAKEPENQPPPCGTNCNALCAPACSADCCSEPFGATTTLINPQPPCCPPPCPPPCPPPPPACVPCPPPPPPPPPPPPPPPPPPPPPPPPPPPPPPPPPPPPPPPPPPPPPPPPPPCPVPCPPPCPPVCAPPPPPCPPTCTSSSCGSGCRKDCCEFDTLIPNPNGR